A stretch of the uncultured Desulfobacter sp. genome encodes the following:
- a CDS encoding chemotaxis protein, which produces MSEQGILLESGTNELELLAVLINDQPFGINVAKVQSIQQYDQKSIATLPHEVPGVLGMLLYRDKTIPVMDLAQILDIEETIEYEREIVVVTEFNNSVNGFKVNGVRRIYRISWKDLVPLDQTIGDTNYFTGSVSIEGDQILVVDLEHILSTIFPDLIIEDVSEENLSKNERITRDQLQIIFTDDSSTIRKGVSSALKSAGFSNITEFENGSQTLQHLKINFGNGEQNLSKVVLISDIEMPQMDGLTLCKNVKQNPNLKNIFTIMFSSLINKQMIAKCNAVKADNYVTKPETNQLIQLLDELCIGSAD; this is translated from the coding sequence ATGAGTGAGCAGGGAATATTGCTTGAGTCAGGCACCAACGAACTGGAGCTGCTCGCGGTCCTGATAAATGACCAGCCTTTCGGGATTAACGTTGCCAAGGTCCAATCTATTCAACAATATGATCAAAAATCAATAGCCACTCTACCCCATGAGGTGCCGGGAGTTCTTGGCATGCTACTTTACAGGGACAAGACGATTCCTGTAATGGATTTAGCACAGATACTTGATATTGAGGAGACCATTGAATATGAAAGAGAAATCGTTGTTGTCACTGAATTTAATAATTCTGTAAATGGTTTCAAAGTTAATGGTGTAAGACGTATATATCGGATATCCTGGAAAGACCTGGTACCACTCGATCAGACCATCGGGGATACAAATTATTTTACTGGTTCAGTAAGCATTGAAGGTGATCAGATATTGGTCGTTGATCTTGAGCATATTTTATCAACGATTTTTCCAGATCTTATCATTGAAGATGTTAGTGAGGAAAATCTTTCAAAAAATGAGCGTATTACAAGGGATCAACTCCAAATTATTTTTACAGATGACTCATCGACGATACGAAAGGGTGTGTCAAGTGCTTTGAAATCAGCAGGGTTCTCAAACATTACGGAATTTGAAAATGGTTCTCAAACGCTTCAACATTTAAAAATTAATTTTGGAAACGGTGAACAGAACTTAAGTAAAGTTGTTCTTATAAGCGATATAGAAATGCCCCAAATGGATGGACTGACTTTATGTAAAAATGTGAAACAGAATCCAAACCTTAAAAACATTTTTACCATCATGTTTTCAAGTTTAATTAATAAACAGATGATTGCGAAGTGCAATGCGGTAAAAGCGGATAATTATGTCACTAAACCAGAAACCAACCAACTAATTCAATTGCTGGATGAACTATGTATCGGTTCGGCGGATTAG
- a CDS encoding PKD domain-containing protein, translating to MKAFYIKISSSVAVSSVLAIFIFGFTDAVLAQTIDVTVTTAVISSQNQATFTATEAGNAKAHVNIYIDGILSDETDSNGKCVVSGLTSGSHTWEAIYGGGAIGIGKFVFFQYGILATGTDSPPINFSYAINVTASTSGIWGYDAWTSGEYKQAFIDTPGIASGTYLKCKRREIRADIHYGISFDSPPSINISSTGYDGANPHIGGSPWCSMIEERTDGCSLKSFVYYVGYTILGSSVKKWLPSDNAQFSITWSGSKAGSNSVNKNDTDKIIETMSGNRTNGTSLALTVNGTTYHGEYSVQGGGVKLWFVGNELHAAYIASPQSWSQTSAGSGSVTDKDVGRLITESSLESPNNDTAYSIEYLLINGTSVRDQDDNDKNRDLNKIEYSGVMGWMSGNKLYASMSYHPPSAFIDSISPILTQIDDSVYFNGHGTDTDPGDYITEYKWRSHKDGVLSTSSSFATDKLSAGSHVIYFQVADSTPYTKPFTPLWSPEITSSIRVNKPPVSYISLIRGTGIDSNGYPTLILGEPMTFDGVGLDFDGYISGYEWNSNISGLLSTSKSFTISDLPIGVHKISLRVWDNEGAWSEVSREIKVRRTPVVFVGGYDWEDMPKYGEIHYRPEIEDPKATTRDSNLFIQPRTGDLYKWAYKLSEEISKLKLDTGTKKVDIVAYSAGGLIARWYIQKGYRNDVRKFISEASPHHGTDVSLLGQIFLEPWEGEKGGGRSIRPHSDFLRELNGHDGCADTRERGIDLINPNTEYYVIAQDSEYYRTFAHTHNKGLEKILGGNITFPALLRIGDGVVLGYSAYLDNVVWFKINEGDHPGYYEELGVIAKANEILHNDSFANMVQDSTSSFENPLEPTQDSQKATHQIETINDTIQPSGIASHVAQIDATADSIIFELQGRCALDLTVTSPSGARIDSSDPDISVIKQDDYILYEIANPEVGNWTLEVTEPGISTNECSYAIRIFMETKLFVGTGTDQNGYKPNDTIKVYAYVQYDDFLPETTSVTAHILKPDASSETILLFDDGAHGDMEASDNIYRGTYDNTTLSGDYLITVNAVISQEGKTYNRTARTATWVELYPDLAISPSDIAFSNTNPNHGAPVTITATIKNIGDIDANEVKILFFDGDPEESGISIGEKTIDLPAGETTTVSIPWQAVRGTHTIHIIISPFNEFLEQTYDNNRASADITVNDSIRPVPNAGADMVVLVDTPVLFDGSASTDNAGIVNYAWDINTSIDSDGDGIADNDVDLTGAKPVYVGGYLSPGTYEVKLSVNDADGNGPVSDILIVTVTSESDIQKPVASAGSDQTVRLMAAVSFDASQSHDDFGIASYSWDTDVLVDSDQDGIPDNDIDLIGVRPSLTNGYSTSGPHTVKLTVDDVAGNGPVSDTLTVTVTNSPPIARAGGPYNADEGSLVMLDGGNSEDPDGDQLKYRWDFNGDGVWDTQWSAVSTAHHAWADDYSGIVNLEVSDGDFNAIATAQIIINNLAPIVEAGANRKVNAGDVISFSGLITDPGESDIHTIEWDFGDGTTVGGDLGVSHQYNKIGEYQIILTVTDDDGGTGQDTLQVSVVPKTSPEVSTDTAADVTSDSVILRGTLVNTGATTPVQVKFKWGFDTSYGHETSSQTMTGEGAFIFYLTGLSSNTTYHFRAKAVGDGTGYGEDMSFTTPAPPPATTVWVDDDYAQNNAGGHDWGYDAFNRIQDGIEAVASPGSVHVAAGWYNENLSMKSGVEILGTGPEVSIIDGSGNGSVMTADNVTRAKIDGFTLTNGISTSGGGIYITNSGLVISNCIISDNSADDGGGIFMSNSSADITDCIICDNTAFQSGGIECTDGSSPTISGCTIKGNHAGNLAGGMRCYRSALPILKNCIITANQAPVGSGIVCQDYAEPTFINCTITGNQSDNYGGGIICQGYPSWPIITNCILWDNTLPEVSSGIENISYSNIDQDGFEDINGNIRKEPLFVGGEDYHLSADSPCIDAGTLKGAPIDDIDGEERPFGVGIDIGADEYVFSSLVLFFDFENGSTVSDSSGNGNDGTVNGAVFSPGEGVDDSNAFLFDWSAQNNIEVAYQEDQTTTEELTIEAWIYPTDWDNVYSGYNRIVSKPPVYLLGARTNGLPHFQILTENNGYQDVTNFNAMSLNQWHYVVGTFDGRNLNIYLDGKLGGTTELIENDRIVANENPIFIAESPELNEGFSGVIDNVAIYKSVKPLSKIEKTWASIMLRCQGDFDNDCDVDGSDLTVFAVGGSSITAKQFAVDFGRMNCP from the coding sequence ATGAAAGCTTTTTACATAAAAATTTCATCCTCAGTGGCTGTTTCAAGCGTGTTAGCTATTTTTATCTTTGGTTTTACCGACGCAGTACTGGCTCAGACCATTGATGTGACGGTTACCACTGCAGTAATCTCTTCACAAAATCAGGCCACATTTACAGCAACTGAAGCAGGCAATGCCAAAGCACATGTGAATATCTATATTGATGGCATATTGAGCGACGAAACCGATTCGAATGGCAAATGCGTAGTTTCCGGTTTAACGTCTGGTTCGCATACTTGGGAGGCAATATATGGAGGGGGGGCCATAGGGATAGGGAAGTTTGTATTTTTCCAATATGGCATTTTAGCGACAGGAACAGATAGTCCACCCATCAATTTTAGTTATGCCATTAATGTCACGGCATCAACTTCCGGGATATGGGGTTACGATGCCTGGACTAGTGGTGAATATAAACAAGCATTTATTGATACTCCAGGTATTGCATCAGGCACATACTTAAAATGTAAAAGAAGGGAAATCAGAGCAGATATCCATTATGGTATTTCTTTTGATAGCCCCCCTTCAATAAATATATCATCAACTGGATATGATGGGGCTAATCCGCACATAGGAGGTTCTCCTTGGTGTAGTATGATCGAAGAGAGAACTGATGGATGCAGTCTTAAAAGCTTTGTATATTATGTAGGATATACTATTTTAGGCTCAAGCGTTAAAAAGTGGCTTCCCAGTGACAATGCGCAGTTTTCAATTACCTGGTCCGGCTCAAAAGCAGGTAGTAACAGCGTAAATAAGAACGATACGGATAAAATTATTGAGACTATGTCTGGTAACCGGACCAACGGGACGAGTTTAGCGCTTACTGTTAATGGGACCACATACCACGGTGAGTATAGCGTCCAGGGAGGTGGCGTAAAATTATGGTTTGTTGGAAATGAACTACATGCTGCGTATATTGCGTCACCACAATCCTGGTCACAAACTAGTGCCGGGTCAGGCAGCGTTACCGACAAAGATGTGGGCAGATTAATTACCGAATCTTCATTGGAATCCCCTAATAACGATACTGCTTATTCAATCGAATATCTTTTAATAAATGGAACATCCGTGCGTGATCAGGACGACAACGATAAAAACAGAGATTTGAATAAAATCGAATATAGCGGTGTTATGGGGTGGATGTCGGGGAACAAATTGTATGCCAGCATGTCTTATCATCCGCCGTCGGCATTTATCGATTCTATTTCACCTATCTTAACTCAAATTGATGATTCTGTGTATTTCAATGGTCACGGAACAGATACGGATCCGGGTGATTATATAACCGAATATAAATGGCGGTCGCATAAAGATGGTGTGTTAAGCACTTCAAGCTCGTTTGCAACCGATAAGCTTTCGGCTGGAAGTCATGTTATTTACTTTCAAGTGGCGGACAGTACCCCGTACACTAAACCATTTACACCGTTATGGTCTCCGGAAATAACCAGCAGTATACGAGTAAATAAACCTCCGGTTTCTTATATAAGTTTAATACGAGGTACCGGCATAGATAGCAATGGTTATCCGACATTAATATTGGGAGAACCGATGACCTTTGACGGTGTTGGACTTGACTTTGACGGATATATCTCAGGCTATGAATGGAATTCCAATATAAGCGGACTGCTGAGCACTTCCAAATCATTTACTATCTCTGATCTGCCAATTGGCGTCCATAAAATATCTTTGCGAGTATGGGACAATGAAGGTGCGTGGTCAGAAGTTTCAAGAGAGATAAAAGTAAGGCGCACACCGGTCGTATTTGTTGGTGGCTATGATTGGGAGGACATGCCCAAATATGGCGAAATTCATTATCGCCCTGAGATAGAAGACCCAAAGGCCACAACGAGAGATTCTAATTTATTTATTCAACCACGGACAGGCGATCTTTATAAATGGGCGTATAAGCTTTCCGAAGAGATAAGTAAACTGAAATTGGATACTGGGACAAAAAAGGTTGATATTGTAGCATATAGTGCGGGCGGTTTGATTGCCAGATGGTATATTCAGAAAGGTTATAGAAATGATGTCAGAAAATTTATCAGTGAAGCCTCTCCGCATCATGGAACAGATGTTAGCTTATTGGGTCAAATATTCTTAGAACCCTGGGAAGGAGAAAAAGGGGGAGGGAGGAGTATTAGACCCCACAGTGATTTCCTGAGGGAATTGAACGGACACGATGGTTGTGCTGACACTCGTGAAAGAGGCATCGATTTAATTAACCCAAATACTGAATATTATGTTATTGCCCAGGATAGTGAATATTACCGTACCTTTGCACATACACATAACAAAGGGCTTGAAAAAATATTAGGGGGTAATATTACCTTTCCTGCCTTGTTACGGATAGGGGACGGGGTTGTTCTCGGCTACAGTGCATATTTGGACAATGTAGTATGGTTTAAAATAAATGAGGGCGACCATCCAGGCTATTATGAAGAACTTGGTGTAATTGCCAAAGCGAATGAAATACTTCACAACGATTCATTTGCAAACATGGTTCAAGATTCCACAAGCAGTTTTGAAAACCCCTTAGAACCTACACAAGATAGTCAAAAAGCAACCCATCAAATAGAAACAATCAATGATACAATCCAACCGAGTGGTATAGCCTCTCATGTTGCCCAGATTGACGCTACCGCTGACAGTATAATATTTGAATTGCAGGGACGGTGTGCGCTTGATTTGACGGTAACCTCCCCAAGCGGCGCAAGAATTGATTCATCCGATCCTGACATAAGCGTTATTAAGCAAGATGATTATATCTTATATGAAATTGCAAACCCTGAAGTGGGCAATTGGACATTGGAAGTTACCGAGCCGGGTATTTCAACAAATGAATGCAGCTATGCCATAAGAATTTTTATGGAGACAAAACTTTTTGTCGGTACAGGGACTGACCAAAATGGCTATAAACCTAACGATACCATTAAAGTATATGCTTATGTCCAGTATGATGATTTTTTACCGGAGACGACCTCGGTTACAGCACACATTCTTAAACCCGACGCTTCCAGTGAAACGATCCTCTTGTTTGATGACGGAGCGCATGGCGATATGGAAGCCAGTGATAACATTTACAGGGGGACATACGATAATACCACTCTAAGCGGAGACTATCTCATTACCGTTAATGCAGTGATTTCACAAGAGGGGAAAACATATAACAGAACTGCTCGGACTGCGACATGGGTAGAGTTGTATCCCGATCTGGCTATCTCACCTTCCGACATAGCTTTTTCAAATACTAATCCCAATCATGGAGCTCCTGTGACAATAACGGCAACGATTAAAAATATTGGAGACATTGACGCGAATGAGGTCAAAATACTATTCTTTGATGGGGATCCGGAAGAATCAGGCATTTCTATTGGTGAAAAAACGATTGATCTGCCCGCCGGAGAAACCACAACTGTTTCCATACCCTGGCAAGCTGTTCGCGGAACTCACACCATCCATATAATCATAAGTCCTTTTAATGAATTTCTGGAACAAACCTATGACAATAACCGTGCGAGCGCAGACATCACGGTTAACGATTCGATACGCCCCGTGCCGAATGCCGGAGCGGATATGGTTGTACTGGTTGACACACCCGTGTTATTTGATGGAAGCGCTTCAACAGACAACGCCGGCATAGTGAATTATGCATGGGATATTAACACCTCTATTGACAGCGATGGCGATGGAATTGCTGATAATGATGTTGATTTGACCGGTGCAAAGCCTGTTTACGTCGGGGGGTATCTTTCCCCCGGCACATACGAAGTGAAGCTTTCGGTGAATGACGCAGATGGAAATGGTCCCGTCAGTGATATTCTGATTGTTACGGTCACATCAGAATCTGATATTCAAAAGCCCGTTGCATCCGCCGGTTCCGATCAAACGGTGAGACTTATGGCCGCGGTATCTTTTGATGCAAGCCAATCCCATGATGATTTCGGGATCGCAAGCTATTCATGGGATACCGATGTATTGGTAGATAGCGATCAGGATGGAATACCGGACAACGATATTGACCTGATCGGGGTTCGCCCGAGTCTGACCAATGGATATTCTACCTCCGGGCCGCATACTGTAAAATTGACTGTTGATGATGTTGCCGGAAATGGACCTGTCTCAGATACGCTTACCGTGACCGTCACCAATAGCCCGCCGATCGCTCGCGCCGGGGGGCCTTATAACGCCGATGAGGGGTCATTAGTGATGCTGGACGGCGGCAACTCCGAGGATCCAGATGGCGATCAACTAAAATATCGATGGGATTTCAACGGCGATGGCGTCTGGGACACCCAATGGTCTGCTGTTTCAACTGCACATCATGCATGGGCTGATGATTATTCCGGGATAGTGAACCTGGAAGTTTCTGATGGCGATTTCAACGCTATAGCAACAGCGCAAATAATCATCAACAATCTCGCACCGATAGTAGAAGCAGGAGCCAACAGAAAGGTAAACGCAGGCGACGTTATCAGCTTCTCCGGGCTTATTACAGATCCAGGCGAATCAGATATACACACAATCGAGTGGGATTTCGGAGATGGGACGACTGTTGGCGGCGACTTGGGTGTCAGCCACCAGTATAACAAAATAGGCGAATACCAAATTATACTGACCGTCACGGATGATGATGGGGGAACAGGACAAGATACGCTCCAGGTATCCGTTGTTCCAAAAACATCACCTGAGGTTTCAACCGACACGGCCGCTGATGTGACCAGCGATTCAGTTATTTTACGAGGTACACTGGTAAACACAGGCGCGACGACACCGGTACAGGTTAAATTTAAGTGGGGGTTCGATACAAGTTACGGCCATGAGACATCATCACAGACGATGACAGGCGAAGGCGCTTTCATTTTTTACCTCACCGGTCTCAGTAGTAACACAACATACCATTTTAGAGCCAAAGCGGTTGGTGATGGCACGGGTTATGGAGAGGATATGTCGTTCACAACGCCCGCCCCGCCACCAGCCACAACGGTTTGGGTGGACGATGACTATGCTCAAAACAATGCGGGTGGCCACGATTGGGGTTATGATGCCTTTAATCGTATTCAGGATGGTATTGAGGCCGTTGCCTCACCTGGCTCCGTGCACGTGGCAGCCGGATGGTACAATGAGAATCTCTCCATGAAGAGCGGTGTGGAAATCTTGGGGACAGGCCCAGAAGTTTCCATTATCGATGGCAGCGGGAATGGTTCTGTGATGACTGCCGACAACGTGACACGCGCAAAGATAGACGGCTTTACACTGACCAACGGTATCTCCACCAGTGGTGGTGGAATTTACATTACCAACTCCGGACTAGTTATCAGCAATTGCATTATATCAGATAACTCGGCCGATGACGGCGGCGGAATATTTATGTCTAACTCTTCTGCTGACATTACGGACTGCATTATTTGTGATAATACCGCTTTTCAGAGCGGCGGAATTGAATGTACGGATGGCTCATCGCCAACTATCTCCGGGTGCACCATTAAAGGCAATCACGCCGGCAATCTGGCCGGTGGAATGCGTTGCTACAGAAGTGCTTTGCCTATCCTTAAAAATTGTATCATCACTGCTAACCAGGCTCCCGTGGGCAGCGGAATTGTTTGCCAGGATTATGCCGAACCGACCTTTATTAACTGCACTATCACCGGTAATCAGTCTGATAATTATGGCGGCGGAATTATTTGTCAGGGCTACCCTTCATGGCCCATTATTACTAATTGTATCCTCTGGGATAACACCCTCCCTGAAGTATCCTCCGGCATTGAAAACATCAGCTACTCCAACATTGACCAAGATGGTTTTGAGGATATTAACGGCAATATTCGAAAAGAGCCACTCTTCGTTGGTGGCGAGGATTATCATTTGTCGGCAGACTCACCTTGCATTGATGCCGGAACGTTAAAAGGAGCGCCTATAGATGATATTGATGGTGAAGAGCGGCCTTTCGGAGTGGGCATAGACATCGGAGCTGATGAATATGTGTTCTCCTCATTGGTCCTCTTTTTTGACTTTGAAAATGGGAGTACAGTAAGCGACTCATCTGGCAATGGGAATGACGGCACAGTGAATGGGGCTGTTTTTTCACCTGGAGAAGGGGTTGATGATAGTAACGCCTTCTTGTTTGACTGGTCCGCTCAGAACAACATTGAGGTTGCCTATCAAGAGGACCAAACCACAACAGAGGAATTAACCATAGAGGCATGGATCTATCCCACGGACTGGGACAATGTATATTCCGGATATAATCGCATTGTCTCGAAGCCGCCTGTGTATCTTCTCGGGGCAAGAACCAACGGGCTCCCGCATTTTCAGATTCTTACCGAGAATAATGGATATCAGGACGTTACGAATTTTAATGCAATGAGTCTGAACCAATGGCATTATGTGGTTGGGACATTTGATGGGCGAAACCTCAACATCTATCTCGACGGAAAGTTGGGGGGGACAACAGAACTTATAGAAAATGACCGCATTGTTGCAAATGAAAACCCTATTTTTATAGCTGAATCTCCAGAACTTAATGAAGGGTTTAGTGGCGTAATCGATAATGTAGCTATCTATAAGAGTGTCAAACCGCTAAGTAAAATTGAAAAAACTTGGGCTTCAATCATGCTGCGGTGCCAAGGAGATTTTGACAACGACTGTGATGTGGATGGGAGTGACCTGACTGTTTTTGCTGTTGGGGGGAGCAGCATCACAGCGAAACAATTTGCCGTAGATTTCGGCAGGATGAATTGCCCCTAA
- the satP gene encoding acetate uptake transporter, with protein MRNETLANPGPLGLMGFGMTTVLLNIHNAGFFEISSMILAMGLFYGGAAQIIAGILEFRKGNTFGVTAFISYGHFWLTLVALILLPKLGWADATPAKFMACYLFMWGIFTMFMFFGTLKSNKGLQFVFASLTVLFFLLAIKDWTGSHLIGTIAGFEGIICGMSAIYLAMAEVLNEQYSRAILPIG; from the coding sequence ATGAGAAATGAAACGTTAGCAAATCCTGGACCTCTTGGATTGATGGGCTTTGGAATGACAACCGTGCTTTTGAATATTCATAATGCCGGTTTTTTTGAAATCAGTTCAATGATTCTGGCAATGGGGCTTTTTTACGGGGGGGCAGCCCAGATTATCGCTGGTATTCTTGAGTTTAGAAAAGGTAATACTTTTGGTGTTACGGCCTTCATATCTTATGGTCACTTCTGGTTGACCCTGGTGGCACTTATTCTTTTGCCTAAGCTTGGTTGGGCAGATGCAACACCCGCAAAATTCATGGCCTGCTATCTGTTTATGTGGGGCATTTTTACAATGTTCATGTTTTTCGGGACATTAAAATCTAACAAAGGCCTTCAGTTTGTTTTTGCATCGCTGACAGTATTGTTTTTTCTTCTTGCAATCAAAGACTGGACAGGTTCACATCTTATCGGAACAATTGCCGGTTTTGAAGGCATCATCTGCGGAATGAGCGCTATTTATCTTGCCATGGCGGAGGTTCTTAACGAACAATACAGCAGAGCAATTCTTCCGATTGGCTAA
- a CDS encoding sigma 54-interacting transcriptional regulator codes for MLEYTPISQFAIGTDHRVKIWNKAFESLTGVSAEEIVGTDHQWKIFYSSKRPVLADLVVEQDYKKFLEIYSTKNPAQSSLVQNAWEATDYFENINGKPRYINFLAAPVFDQEGKITGAVTTLQDISLRKIQEETMKRESEQLQQHYSLFRSSMGERFKFCNIIGKSRKMQEVYGIIVRAAGSADSVVIQGESGVGKELVARAIHDTSQRKNAPFLSVNCDAISESLLETEFFGHVKGAATGPHNDKKGVLSYVQGGTLFLHEVGELSLSMQVKLLQVMDGGGYSPVGSNEVLYSEFRIVAASTRNLWEEVQKGRLHSDFFYRLYVIPIDIAPLRERKEDLALLADYFFSRMKSSLHFYALPEQDIQALYNYHWPGNVRELQNVLRRYIGFHGLDFTAPPNLALPASPPPRPPGLMAVSDLGADLPLPDAVARFEKQFILSALELSRWHRGKAAKKMGISPKTLYRKMMTHGINLP; via the coding sequence ATGCTTGAGTATACGCCGATATCCCAGTTTGCCATAGGGACCGACCACAGGGTAAAAATCTGGAATAAAGCTTTTGAATCTCTCACAGGCGTTTCCGCTGAAGAGATTGTCGGCACCGACCACCAGTGGAAGATTTTTTATTCCAGCAAACGGCCGGTTTTGGCCGATCTTGTTGTCGAGCAGGACTATAAAAAATTTCTTGAAATATACAGCACGAAAAATCCGGCGCAGTCCAGCCTTGTGCAGAATGCCTGGGAGGCAACAGACTATTTTGAAAATATTAATGGAAAACCAAGATATATAAATTTTCTGGCGGCTCCTGTTTTTGACCAAGAAGGCAAGATCACAGGCGCAGTCACAACGCTTCAGGATATTTCCCTTCGCAAAATCCAGGAAGAGACAATGAAACGTGAATCCGAACAGCTCCAGCAACACTATTCACTGTTTCGGTCTTCAATGGGTGAACGCTTCAAGTTCTGCAATATCATCGGCAAAAGCCGAAAAATGCAGGAGGTTTATGGCATAATTGTACGGGCGGCAGGCAGTGCTGACAGTGTTGTTATCCAAGGCGAATCGGGGGTCGGTAAGGAGCTGGTTGCAAGGGCGATACACGATACCAGCCAAAGAAAAAACGCTCCGTTTCTTTCTGTTAATTGTGATGCCATCTCTGAATCTCTTCTGGAAACCGAATTTTTTGGTCATGTAAAAGGAGCCGCTACTGGTCCCCATAATGACAAGAAGGGCGTTCTTTCCTATGTACAGGGCGGCACCCTGTTTCTTCATGAAGTTGGTGAACTTTCCCTGAGCATGCAGGTTAAGCTCCTACAGGTAATGGACGGGGGAGGGTATTCACCGGTTGGGAGCAATGAGGTCCTTTATTCCGAGTTCAGAATTGTTGCCGCCAGTACCCGGAATCTATGGGAAGAGGTTCAAAAGGGCAGGCTTCACAGCGATTTTTTTTACCGCTTGTATGTCATACCGATAGATATCGCGCCCCTTCGTGAACGGAAGGAAGACCTTGCTCTCCTTGCAGATTATTTTTTCAGCCGGATGAAATCATCCCTTCACTTTTATGCCTTACCCGAACAAGACATACAAGCGCTATACAATTACCACTGGCCCGGAAATGTCAGGGAACTCCAGAATGTTCTGCGCAGGTACATTGGCTTTCACGGTCTTGATTTTACTGCTCCACCGAATCTCGCCCTCCCAGCGAGTCCACCCCCCCGACCCCCGGGACTCATGGCCGTTTCGGATTTGGGCGCAGACCTTCCCCTGCCTGATGCCGTGGCCCGGTTTGAGAAACAGTTTATTCTTTCTGCACTCGAGCTCTCCCGGTGGCACAGAGGAAAAGCCGCTAAGAAAATGGGCATTTCCCCCAAGACACTTTATCGTAAAATGATGACCCATGGGATAAATCTGCCTTGA